A part of Oncorhynchus tshawytscha isolate Ot180627B unplaced genomic scaffold, Otsh_v2.0 Un_contig_1139_pilon_pilon, whole genome shotgun sequence genomic DNA contains:
- the LOC112240507 gene encoding LOW QUALITY PROTEIN: alpha-2-macroglobulin-like (The sequence of the model RefSeq protein was modified relative to this genomic sequence to represent the inferred CDS: inserted 1 base in 1 codon), translating into MVLPGLQVWRWILFACIHWLCVCQETPRPIYMVAVPAVIQAGSEAKLCASLLQPNETLVMTVSLMADGQNKRLLHQSSDQEFHRCFQFQAPRVKSDKVQNFKVEVRGETFLSTEERRVMIKPYSPMTFIQTDKPIYNPGQTVLFRVVTLDSNFSPVNQLYNIVELEDVNHNRIGQWVNTTSSGNILQLSHPLNSEAPVGSFTIVVWIGEEKIYHNFKVEQYVLPKFEIKMNLTDKISVVQEECEVKVCAEYTYGQPVPGKAGVKLCRPLDNAVIPITIDARNPQGVPDYTPPCHKESIEMDHTGCASYVFNMALFTKNAGEKLLRDVFSFHAEVQEEGTGITLSEEKNVELSYVIGEFTFVDTPQIYEHGSIIEGKINAVRYNNTPISDMLVYLFEEKGWSSYLRLQNLTTDSRGIARFSINTTSLPKENINLVVSDTPQVEYPGYRVPYFNRGQHLLSLIQPAAPDIKPSSSLAIQKVEKPLACGQAVSITIRYAIVGETVPKGSVAVLYLALSRGVIVQHGHINVTVQQDSPVAEGDVTLTLAVVPEMAPVVQLLVYSMLPSETVIAHSMNFPTEKCFRNKVLVEFSPSNAVPGEENTLRLSARPGSLCGLSAVDQSVGIMEPGKRLDADKIFDLLPVKETTYIPYELEDPVACLRVRPRRSIIPHPYGPSEQTNDPYAVFQTLGLKLATNLDIRVPSCLSYQGNQYYRSYVAYSLMARPGSAGPRLEMAVAGGLAAPPPPPIQTVRTFFPETWIWDLVEVGESGSLDVPLTVPDTITTWETEVFCLAPSGFGLAPLVELTVFQPFFLELTLPYSVIRGERFELKATVFNYLSKCIMVSVTPALSSDYTLTPLRDVQDSSCLCANGRKTFSWTMAPSVLGVLNVSVSAEAVRSQTACDNGVVNVPERGRVDTVTRSLLVKAEGTEKSHTYNWLLCPTGEALTEEVEVQLPQNVVDGSARISLSVLGDILGRALNNLDGLLQMPYGCGEQNMALLXPNIYILEYLRNTEQLTPAILEKATKFLTSGYQRQLNYKNADGAYSTFGQGLGNTWLTAFVLRSFGKAQSFIYVDPATMEQSKTWLERQQGQHGCFRTLGKLLNNRMKGGVTDEVTLTAYITASMLELNMSVTDPVVDHSLSCLKNSTSDLSNTYATALLAYTFTLAGDMETRARLLQHLDTISFQEGGLLHWSQSSSETSPSLEVEISSYVLLASLSASSRSTSDLGYASRIVRWLVRQQNAYGGFSSTQDTVVALQALALYSTRVFSRGGASTVTLRSPSGDRCLFHVNQNNKLLYQERALQDTEGKYSVEVQGSACASVQVVLRYNVPTPTRSTTLSIQVTPEVDCNRKSLRPRVTLKLQSRYHGKELTTNMIIVDLKMLSGFSPDPDSLGRLRGSSQVDRVDIKDDHVLMYLTELTSLPFRITLDIIQELPVQNLKPAVVKIYDYYQPSDQAETEYIFPCK; encoded by the exons ATGGTTCTTCCCGGGCTTCAGGTTTGGAGATGGATCCTCTTTGCCTGCATTCACTGGCTTTGTGTCTGTCAAGAGACTCCAAGACC GATTTACATGGTAGCCGTTCCTGCAGTGATCCAGGCAGGCTCAGAGGCCAAGCTTTGTGCCAGCCTTCTGCAGCCCAACGAGACCCTGGTCATGACCGTATCTCTGATGGCCGACGGGCAGAACAAGAGACTTCTCCACCAGAGTTCTGACCAAGAGTTTCACCGCTGTTTCCAGTTTCAG GCCCCTCGTGTGAAGAGCGACAAAGTGCAGAACTTTAAGGTGGAGGTTCGAGGAGAAACATTCCTATcaacagaggagagaagggtcatGATCAAACCCTACAGCCCCATGACGTTCATCCAAACGGACAAACCAATCTACAACCCAGGACAAACGG TGCTTTTTAGAGTCGTCACCTTGGATAGCAATTTTAGCCCCGTCAATCAGCTG TACAACATTGTGGAACTTGAG GATGTTAATCACAACCGGATTGGACAGTGGGTCAACACTACATCCAGTGGCAACATTCTGCAGCTTTCTCACCCCCTGAACTCTGAAGCACCTGTAGGATCCTTTACCATTGTAGTGTGGATTGGTGAAGAGAAAATCTACCACAACTTCAAGGTAGAACAGTATG TTTTGCCCAAGTTTGAGATCAAAATGAACCTCACTGACAAGATCAGCGTTGTTCAAGAAGAGTGTGAAGTGAAAGTGTGTGCAGA ATACACGTATGGGCAGCCTGTACCTGGTAAAGCAGGGGTGAAGTTGTGCCGACCTTTGGACAATGCCGTGATACCGATAACAATTGATGCGCGAAATCCACAAGGAGTTCCTGATTACACACCTCCATGCCACAAAGAGTCAATTGAG ATGGACCATACTGGCTGTGCTTCTTATGTCTTCAACATGGCACTTTTCACAAAGAATGCAGGAGAGAAATTGCTGCGAGACGTGTTTAGTTTCCATGCAGAAGTACAGGAGGAGGGGACGG GTATTACACTGTCAGAGGAAAAAAATGTAGAGCTCTCCTATGTGATTGGAGAATTCACATTTGTTGACACGCCCCAAATCTATGAGCATGGATCAATTATCGAAGGCAAG ATAAATGCTGTTCGATATAACAACACACCCATCTCTGACATGTTAGTCTACCTGTTTGAGGAGAAAGGCTGGTCCTCATATCTACGACTACAGAACCTAACCACGGACAGTCGTGGTATTGCCAGGTTCTCCATCAACACAACCAGTCTGCCCAAAGAGAATATTAACCTCGTA GTGAGCGACACCCCACAAGTGGAGTACCCAGGATACAGGGTCCCCTATTTCAACAGAGGGCAACACCTACTCTCGCTGATCCAGCCCGCTGCCCCTGACATTAAACCGTCCAGCTCCCTGGCTATTCAGAAGGTGGAGAAACCACTGGCGTGTGGGCAGGCGGTGTCGATCACCATCCGCTATGCCATCGTAGGGGAGACTGTCCCAAAGGGCTCTGTGGCTGTCCTCTACCTG GCCTTGTCCAGAGGGGTCATAGTTCAGCATGGACACATCAATGTTACTGTGCAGCAGGACAGTCCTG TAGCTGAGGGTGACGTCACCTTGACGTTGGCAGTGGTCCCAGAGATGGCGCCGGTGGTTCAGCTCCTGGTGTACAGTATGCTACCCAGTGAGACTGTCATCGCCCACAGCATGAACTTCCCCACTGAGAAATGCTTCAGGAACAAG GTGTTGGTGGAGTTCTCTCCCTCCAACGCTGTCCCAGGGGAGGAGAACACCCTGCGTCTCTCGGCCCGGCCCGGTTCCCTCTGTGGCCTCAGTGCTGTTGACCAGAGTGTTGGTATCATGGAGCCAGGGAAGAGGCTGGATGCTGACAAG ATATTTGATTTGTTACCGGTCAAGGAGACGACCTATATTCCCTACGAGCTTGAAGATCCAGTAGCATGTTTACGCGTTAGACCAAGGAGATCCATAATACCACACCCATATGGACCGTCTGAGCAGACAAATGATCCTTATGCAGTTTTTCAG ACACTGGGATTGAAGCTAGCGACTAACCTGGATATAAGAGTACCTTCCTGCCTCAGTTACCAGGGGAACCAGTACTATCGCTCCTATG TAGCTTACAGCCTAATGGCTAGGCCTGGATCAGCGGGTCCTAGACTTGAAATGGCTGTGGCTGGTGGACTTGCCGCTCCACCTCCGCCACCCATACAGACGGTCCGTACATTTTTCCCTGAGACATGGATTTGGGACCTTGTGGAAGTTGG GGAGTCTGGATCTTTAGATGTCCCCCTGACAGTACCAGACACCATCACCACCTGGGAGACTGAGGTCTTCTGCCTGGCCCCCAGTGGCTTCGGTCTGGCTCCTCTGGTGGAGCTCACGGTCTTCCAGCCCTTCTTCCTGGAGCTCACCCTGCCCTACTCAGTCATCCGGGGAGAGCGCTTTGAGCTGAAGGCCACTGTGTTTAACTACCTCTCCAAGTGCATTATG GTTTCTGTGACTCCAGCTCTTTCCTCGGACTACACTCTCACACCCTTGCGTGATGTCCAGGACTCCTCGTGCTTGTGTGCCAATGGACGAAAGACCTTCAGTTGGACAATGGCCCCCTCTGTCCTGG GGGTTTTGAACGTGTCTGTTAGTGCGGAGGCTGTCCGGTCCCAGACTGCGTGTGACAATGGGGTTGTGAACGTACCGGAGAGAGGACGCGTTGACACAGTCACACGGAGCCTGCTGGTGAAG gctgAGGGAACAGAGAAGAGCCACACCTACAACTGGTTGCTGTGTCCTACTG GAGAAGCTCTGACGGAGGAGGTGGAAGTGCAACTTCCCCAGAATGTGGTGGATGGCTCTGCTAGGATTTCCCTCTCAGTTCTGG GGGACATCCTGGGTCGGGCCCTCAACAACCTGGATGGACTGTTGCAGATGCCGTATGGGTGTGGGGAGCAGAATATGGCCCTGC TCCCCAATATCTACATCCTGGAGTACCTGAGGAACACAGAGCAGCTCACGCCAGCCATCCTAGAAAAGGCCACCAAGTTCCTCACTAGTG GTTACCAAAGGCAGCTGAACTACAAGAATGCCGATGGTGCGTACAGCACGTTTGGACAAGGCTTGGGGAACACCTG GCTGACTGCTTTTGTCTTGAGATCCTTCGGCAAAGCCCAGTCTTTCATCTATGTTGACCCGGCAACGATGGAGCAATCCAAGACTTGGTTGGAACGTCAACAAGGCCAACATGGCTGTTTCAGAACTTTAGGGAAGCTCTTGAACAACCGAATGAAG GGTGGAGTGACGGATGAAGTCACACTGACGGCTTACATCACTGCTTCAATGCTGGAGCTCAACATGTCCGTGACG GATCCTGTTGTGGACCACAGCTTGTCTTGCCTGAAGAACTCCACCAGTGATTTGTCCAACACCTACGCTACTGCTCTGCTGGCCTACACCTTCACCCTGGCAGGTGACATGGAGACACGGGCCCGGCTTCTGCAGCACCTCGACACCATCTCATTTCAAGAGG GGGGTCTCCTGCACTGGTCCCAGTCCTCCTCGGAGACCTCACCCTCCCTGGAGGTGGAGATCAGCTCGTACGTTCTGCTGGCGTCCCTCAGTGCCTCTTCTCGGTCTACCTCTGACCTGGGCTACGCCTCCCGCATCGTCAGGTGGCTGGTGAGGCAACAGAACGCCTACGGAGGCTTCTCTTCCACCCAG GACACGGTGGTGGCCCTCCAGGCCCTGGCTCTCTACTCCACCAGGGTGTTCAGTAGAGGAGGAGCCAGCACAGTGACGCTAAGGTCTCCCAGTGGGGACCGGTGCCTCTTCCATGTGAACCAAAACAACAAGCTTCTGTACCAGGAGAGGGCGCTGCAGGACACAGAAGGGAAGTACAGCGTTGAAGTGCAGGGCAGTGCTTGTGCCTCAGTGCAG GTGGTGCTCCGCTACAACGTCCCTACTCCTACCAGAAGCACAACGCTCAGTATCCAGGTGACTCCAGAGGTGGACTGCAACAGGAAGTCTTTGAGACCCAGGGTCACGCTGAAGCTCCAGTCTCG ATATCATGGAAAGGAGCTCACCACCAATATGATTATAGTGGATTTGAAAATGCTCTCTGGGTTTTCTCCAGATCCAGACTCTTTGGGGAGG CTGAGGGGTTCAAGTCAAGTGGATCGTGTTGATATCAAAGATGACCATGTGTTAATGTACTTGACAGAG CTGACATCACTTCCTTTCCGCATCACCCTGGACATCATACAGGAGCTCCCAGTACAGAATCTAAAGCCAGCAGTGGTCAAGATCTATGACTACTACCAGCCAA GTGACCAGGCTGAGACAGAATACATCTTCCCTTGCAAGTAG